In the Sinorhizobium arboris LMG 14919 genome, one interval contains:
- a CDS encoding N-acetylglucosamine kinase yields MAFYLIGIDGGGTSCRAAVAALDGRILGRGKAGAANILTDPETALQNIADAARNAFGDAGLDPAGIAASRAIVGVAGHNVGDAVHYVKRRLPFAQAEIESDGLIALQGALGDRDGAVAILGTGTIYIARRGDEVSYTGGWGFTIGDHGSGARIGHALLQESLLAYDGIHESSAVTDSVLAEFNNDPRDVVDFARLAKPGEFGRYAPRVFEYAERGDPVAVRLLEAAAATVDEALDLVVSRGSEKLCLLGGLASLYRRWLAERHQPRFVEAEADALTGAVALAAARFGSSSGASA; encoded by the coding sequence ATGGCGTTTTACCTGATCGGAATTGATGGCGGCGGAACGAGCTGCCGTGCGGCGGTAGCTGCCCTCGATGGCCGCATTCTCGGCCGTGGCAAGGCGGGTGCCGCGAACATCCTCACCGATCCGGAAACGGCGCTGCAGAACATAGCGGATGCGGCACGCAATGCCTTCGGGGATGCAGGCCTCGATCCCGCTGGAATCGCGGCCTCGCGCGCAATCGTGGGAGTCGCCGGCCATAATGTCGGCGACGCGGTTCATTACGTGAAGAGGCGGCTTCCCTTCGCTCAGGCCGAAATCGAGTCCGATGGGTTGATTGCGCTGCAGGGCGCTCTCGGTGACCGGGACGGGGCCGTCGCGATACTGGGGACGGGCACGATCTATATCGCGCGCCGGGGCGATGAGGTCAGCTATACCGGCGGCTGGGGGTTCACGATCGGAGATCATGGCAGCGGGGCGCGCATCGGCCATGCGCTTCTGCAGGAGAGCCTGCTCGCCTATGACGGCATACACGAAAGTTCGGCCGTGACGGATTCGGTTCTTGCCGAGTTCAACAACGATCCGCGCGACGTCGTCGATTTCGCGCGGCTCGCCAAACCCGGCGAGTTCGGCCGCTATGCGCCGCGCGTCTTCGAATACGCCGAGCGCGGCGACCCTGTGGCAGTCAGGCTGTTGGAGGCTGCTGCCGCGACGGTGGACGAGGCGCTCGACCTGGTGGTTTCCAGGGGAAGCGAAAAGCTGTGTCTGCTCGGTGGGCTCGCGTCGCTTTACCGCCGCTGGCTTGCCGAGCGTCACCAGCCGCGCTTCGTCGAGGCGGAGGCCGACGCCTTGACGGGCGCCGTCGCGCTCGCCGCCGCCCGCTTCGGTTCCAGTTCGGGAGCGTCGGCATGA
- a CDS encoding GntR family transcriptional regulator: MNQQLSAILPLETLQSGGAGPLYLKLRQSLEEAILSGKLNHGDALPPERDLADYANVSRVTVRKAVDDLVRDGLLVRRHGSGTFVVRPVSRVEQSLSRLTSFTEDMARRGLNTRAEWLERGLFHPSPDEMMTLGLAAGALVARLGRLRIADDMPLAIERACVSAEFVPDPLAVTSSLYSELEKKQARPVRAVQRISACNIKEPDAAMLGVAVGAAGLSIERVSYLASGRVVEFTRSLYRGDAYDFVAELTIPES; the protein is encoded by the coding sequence ATGAACCAGCAGCTCTCCGCTATTCTTCCGCTCGAAACCCTGCAGTCGGGGGGCGCCGGGCCGCTTTACCTGAAGCTCAGGCAATCGCTCGAAGAGGCTATCCTGTCGGGCAAACTCAACCACGGCGATGCGCTGCCGCCGGAACGGGACCTCGCAGACTATGCCAATGTCAGCCGAGTCACCGTCCGCAAAGCGGTCGACGATCTGGTGCGCGACGGACTCCTCGTGCGCCGCCACGGTTCCGGCACCTTCGTCGTCCGGCCCGTGTCGCGCGTCGAGCAGTCGCTCTCGCGCCTCACCTCCTTCACCGAGGACATGGCCCGGCGCGGCCTCAACACGCGTGCGGAATGGCTGGAGCGAGGCCTTTTCCATCCCTCGCCGGACGAGATGATGACCCTCGGGCTTGCGGCCGGTGCGCTTGTGGCGCGCCTCGGGCGGCTCCGCATTGCCGACGACATGCCGCTTGCGATCGAACGCGCCTGTGTTTCGGCCGAATTCGTCCCCGATCCGCTCGCCGTCACCTCCTCGCTCTACTCGGAGCTCGAGAAGAAGCAGGCCAGGCCGGTACGCGCGGTGCAGCGCATTTCCGCCTGCAATATCAAGGAACCGGACGCGGCCATGCTCGGCGTTGCCGTCGGCGCAGCCGGTCTTTCGATCGAAAGGGTCTCCTATCTTGCCTCGGGACGCGTGGTCGAATTCACACGGTCGCTCTACCGGGGCGACGCCTATGATTTCGTTGCGGAGCTGACGATTCCGGAAAGCTGA
- a CDS encoding SIS domain-containing protein, whose protein sequence is MQTNMRREIDEVPEAAARLLERSAAGLAQAGAALRAKDPSFLVTIARGSSDHAALFLKYAIELTTGRPVASLGPSLASIYGADLKLGGAAAIAISQSGKSPDIVAMAEAATRAGAVSIALTNTLPSPIAEACTHPLDILAGPEIAVAATKSYVNSIVAGLAVLGEWTGDAALKRAVADLPNQFAKAVKLDWQGFAGDLEEAESLYVLGRGPALAIASEAALKFKETSGMHAEAYSAAEVLHGPVALVGPRFPVLVLAARDAAEASVADIADGMSTKGAVVHVTSARAGKARRLPFVETGHPLTDALALILPFYGFVEAWSRSRGLNPDAPENLKKVTETR, encoded by the coding sequence ATGCAGACCAACATGCGGCGAGAAATCGACGAGGTTCCCGAGGCCGCTGCCCGGTTGCTGGAGCGCTCGGCCGCAGGACTTGCACAAGCCGGCGCGGCGCTGCGCGCCAAGGACCCGTCCTTTCTGGTGACGATCGCCAGAGGATCTTCCGACCATGCCGCGCTGTTCCTGAAATACGCGATCGAGCTCACGACCGGTCGCCCCGTCGCCTCGCTCGGACCGTCGCTGGCGTCGATATACGGTGCCGATCTGAAACTCGGCGGTGCGGCGGCGATCGCGATTTCCCAGTCCGGCAAGAGCCCGGATATCGTCGCCATGGCTGAAGCGGCGACGCGCGCCGGTGCGGTCTCGATCGCGCTGACGAATACGCTGCCTTCGCCGATCGCCGAGGCTTGCACGCACCCGCTCGACATTCTCGCGGGGCCGGAAATTGCCGTGGCGGCGACCAAGTCCTATGTTAACTCGATCGTTGCCGGGCTGGCCGTGCTTGGTGAGTGGACCGGCGATGCGGCCCTCAAGCGTGCGGTCGCCGATCTGCCGAACCAGTTCGCCAAGGCCGTGAAGCTCGATTGGCAGGGCTTCGCGGGGGACCTCGAGGAAGCGGAATCGCTCTATGTGCTGGGCCGCGGACCGGCGCTCGCGATCGCCAGCGAAGCGGCGCTTAAGTTCAAGGAGACTTCAGGCATGCATGCCGAAGCCTATTCCGCGGCGGAAGTGCTGCACGGACCGGTGGCGCTGGTCGGGCCCCGGTTCCCGGTCCTCGTGCTGGCTGCCCGCGACGCGGCAGAAGCCTCGGTAGCGGACATTGCCGACGGCATGAGCACCAAAGGGGCAGTCGTGCACGTGACCTCGGCACGGGCGGGCAAGGCAAGGCGCCTGCCCTTCGTCGAAACCGGGCACCCGCTCACCGACGCCTTGGCATTGATCCTGCCGTTCTATGGCTTCGTCGAGGCCTGGTCCCGCTCTCGCGGGCTCAATCCGGACGCACCGGAGAACCTCAAGAAGGTGACGGAGACACGATGA
- the nagA gene encoding N-acetylglucosamine-6-phosphate deacetylase: protein MTAKKTITGARIFDGIDWHDGAALVIDAGHVKTISPAGSVALGGEIVDARGLLLVPGFIDLQVNGGGGALLNEEPTLEGIRQICAAHAKFGTTALLPTLITDTRPVRTAAIAAGIEAKAAAVRGFLGLHLEGPHLSVARKGAHDAALIRPMEDDDLAEILACAKALGRLMLTVAPENATKEQVRALADGGVVVSLGHTAVDYDTACAYAKAGARTITHLFNAMSGLGHREPGVVGAALATGTLHAGMIADGFHVHPASMGIALRGKMGPGQIFLVTDAMSPIGTDQTSFLLNGREILRQGGRLTLADGTLAGADIDMLSSVRFVHRRLGLPIEEALRMASAYPADAMGIASHKGRLLPGTDADFVLLTPELDIKSTWIGGEAVFVV, encoded by the coding sequence ATGACAGCGAAGAAGACGATCACCGGAGCGCGGATTTTCGACGGCATCGACTGGCACGACGGCGCCGCCCTCGTCATCGATGCGGGGCACGTGAAGACGATCTCGCCGGCGGGAAGCGTGGCCCTCGGCGGCGAGATCGTCGACGCGCGCGGCCTGCTGCTCGTTCCCGGCTTCATCGATCTGCAGGTGAATGGCGGCGGCGGCGCTCTTCTGAACGAAGAGCCGACCCTCGAAGGCATCCGGCAGATTTGCGCGGCGCATGCGAAATTCGGCACGACGGCGCTGCTGCCGACGCTGATCACCGACACACGCCCGGTCCGGACCGCAGCTATTGCGGCGGGTATCGAGGCGAAGGCGGCGGCGGTTCGGGGCTTCCTCGGCCTGCATCTGGAAGGCCCGCATCTCTCGGTAGCGCGCAAGGGCGCCCACGATGCGGCGCTTATCCGCCCGATGGAAGATGACGATCTTGCCGAGATACTGGCCTGTGCAAAGGCGCTCGGCCGCCTGATGCTCACCGTGGCCCCGGAAAACGCCACGAAAGAGCAGGTACGGGCACTGGCCGATGGCGGCGTTGTGGTGAGCCTCGGTCATACCGCCGTGGATTACGACACGGCCTGCGCCTATGCCAAAGCGGGCGCCCGGACCATCACGCACCTCTTCAACGCGATGAGCGGGCTCGGCCATCGCGAACCGGGAGTGGTCGGCGCGGCGCTTGCGACGGGCACGCTTCATGCCGGCATGATCGCCGATGGTTTTCATGTTCACCCGGCATCGATGGGCATAGCGCTACGCGGTAAAATGGGCCCGGGACAGATTTTCCTGGTCACCGATGCTATGTCGCCGATCGGCACCGATCAGACGAGCTTCCTGCTGAACGGACGGGAAATCCTGCGCCAGGGCGGACGCCTGACGCTTGCGGACGGCACGCTTGCCGGCGCCGACATCGACATGCTGTCTTCGGTCCGCTTCGTCCACCGGAGACTCGGCCTGCCGATAGAGGAGGCGCTCCGCATGGCGTCCGCCTATCCCGCCGACGCCATGGGGATCGCCTCGCATAAGGGGCGGCTCCTGCCGGGGACGGATGCGGATTTCGTGCTGCTCACGCCGGAACTCGACATCAAATCAACCTGGATCGGCGGAGAGGCTGTATTTGTGGTTTGA
- a CDS encoding copper homeostasis protein CutC, which translates to MSRISLEVCVDDPDGLEAAVAGGADRIELCSALGAGGLTPSPGLMAVAAPPPVPVYAMIRPRPGDFIYDRAELEVMRRDIDAARSAGLAGVVLGASLADGRLDARMLTKLAGHAAGMGLTLHRAFDLVPDFAEAMEVAVDLGFERILTSGGAKTAPEAVETLERLIELAAGRISIMPGSGITIGTIGTIVPRLAITEVHSSCSTAEPANDMRLIDMGFAAPERRRTDAAKIRAMRARLDAQAAKA; encoded by the coding sequence ATGAGCCGCATATCACTCGAGGTCTGCGTCGACGATCCCGATGGTCTGGAGGCAGCCGTTGCGGGGGGCGCCGACCGCATCGAGCTCTGTTCGGCACTTGGCGCCGGAGGGCTCACTCCCAGTCCCGGCCTGATGGCCGTCGCCGCTCCGCCGCCGGTGCCGGTCTATGCGATGATCCGGCCGCGGCCAGGCGATTTCATTTATGATCGCGCCGAGCTCGAGGTCATGCGGCGCGACATCGATGCGGCCCGCAGCGCCGGGCTTGCGGGCGTGGTGCTCGGCGCATCGCTCGCCGACGGCCGCCTGGACGCGCGCATGCTGACGAAACTTGCCGGCCACGCCGCAGGAATGGGGCTCACGCTGCACCGAGCCTTCGATCTGGTGCCCGATTTCGCCGAGGCGATGGAGGTCGCCGTGGATCTCGGCTTCGAACGCATCCTGACCTCGGGTGGCGCGAAAACCGCACCGGAAGCGGTCGAGACGCTGGAAAGGCTCATCGAACTGGCGGCGGGACGGATTTCGATCATGCCCGGCTCGGGCATCACCATCGGCACGATCGGAACGATCGTGCCGAGACTCGCCATCACCGAGGTCCATTCGTCCTGCTCGACCGCTGAGCCGGCTAATGACATGCGGCTGATCGACATGGGCTTCGCCGCGCCGGAGCGCCGCCGCACGGACGCGGCAAAGATCAGGGCGATGCGGGCGCGCCTCGATGCGCAGGCGGCAAAGGCTTGA
- a CDS encoding ROK family protein gives MIVCFDIGGSAIKGAITHSPERIFPLPRRATPLSEFRGFVAAMESVLDEAGGLPERVAISITGVIDPETRRIKCANIPCIDGRELVAELETALHLPVVIANDADCFALAEAGVGAGRGHRIVFGAILGTGVGGGLVVDGRLINAEGGFAGEWGHGPAVAAQAGHPPVAIPVFPCGCGQRRCVDTIGGARGLERLHVTIHEKALSSHDIIEAWQSGDAQAARTIDVFVDLVSSPLALVINITGATIVPVGGGLANAEALLAEIDRAVRSRILRRFDRPLVVRGECRVEPGLIGAALLGFGGRQQ, from the coding sequence ATGATCGTCTGCTTCGACATCGGCGGGTCGGCGATCAAAGGCGCAATCACCCATTCGCCGGAGAGGATATTCCCGCTGCCACGGCGTGCGACGCCGCTTTCCGAATTCCGCGGTTTCGTCGCGGCGATGGAATCGGTGCTCGACGAAGCGGGCGGCCTGCCGGAACGGGTGGCGATCTCGATCACCGGGGTGATCGATCCGGAGACACGCCGGATCAAATGCGCCAACATCCCCTGTATCGACGGGCGTGAACTCGTCGCCGAACTCGAAACGGCGCTGCATCTGCCGGTGGTGATCGCCAACGACGCCGACTGCTTCGCGCTCGCGGAAGCCGGTGTCGGCGCCGGCCGCGGCCACCGCATCGTCTTCGGCGCGATCCTCGGCACCGGCGTCGGCGGGGGCCTGGTGGTCGACGGCCGATTGATCAATGCCGAAGGTGGTTTTGCCGGCGAGTGGGGGCATGGTCCGGCGGTCGCGGCCCAGGCGGGACATCCGCCTGTTGCCATACCGGTCTTTCCCTGCGGCTGCGGCCAGCGCCGCTGCGTCGATACGATCGGCGGCGCGCGCGGGCTCGAAAGACTGCACGTCACGATCCACGAGAAGGCACTCTCCAGCCACGATATCATCGAGGCCTGGCAGAGCGGGGATGCCCAGGCAGCGCGCACGATCGACGTCTTCGTCGATCTGGTGAGCTCGCCGCTGGCACTCGTGATCAACATCACCGGGGCGACGATCGTGCCGGTGGGCGGTGGTCTTGCCAATGCCGAGGCTCTGCTTGCCGAGATCGACCGGGCGGTGCGTAGCCGCATCCTCAGGCGTTTCGACCGGCCTCTCGTGGTGCGTGGCGAGTGTCGGGTGGAGCCGGGCCTGATCGGCGCCGCGCTCCTCGGCTTCGGAGGGAGACAGCAATGA
- a CDS encoding amidase — MTKQRTLASLAVLVQSGKLDPAASVEETFTRIENHPDRSIFVALTQERAAREAKAASERIRAGRSLGLLDGLPVAWKDLFDIAGSVTTAGSVVLDGGSPAAADAAVVSALASAGMVAIGRTNMSEFAFSGLGINPHYGTPRNPRSADVHRIPGGSSSGSAVAVAAGLVPLAIGTDTGGSIRIPAAMTGIVGYKATRGRYAMKGVFPLAQSLDSLGPLCQTVQDAVWADAAMHGLTAPVIRRAEVADLSIVVPETIVFDDAEPEVVTAFEGAIKRLEAAGAKVRRQAFASFAEIFELTARHGALVTAEAYALHRERLAGPEAERMDPRVVARTRLGEKIAVSDYISLLDARDRLIHEAGESVKAGELIAHPTVPHVAPPLDPLLADDDLFFKINARTLRNTSIGNFLDFCGVSIPCGTGAAGMPAGFQLSAPHHQDDRLLSAALAAEAIIRGDA, encoded by the coding sequence ATGACCAAACAACGAACACTTGCGAGCCTCGCCGTTCTCGTGCAGTCCGGTAAGCTCGATCCTGCCGCGTCTGTCGAGGAGACCTTCACGCGGATCGAGAACCACCCCGACCGGTCGATCTTCGTCGCGCTGACGCAGGAACGTGCGGCGCGGGAAGCGAAGGCCGCCTCCGAGCGCATCAGGGCCGGCCGTTCCCTCGGGCTGCTCGACGGGCTGCCCGTCGCCTGGAAGGACCTCTTCGACATTGCCGGCAGCGTCACGACGGCAGGTTCCGTCGTGCTCGATGGGGGGTCGCCGGCCGCCGCCGACGCAGCTGTGGTTTCGGCCCTCGCCAGCGCCGGCATGGTCGCCATCGGGCGAACCAATATGAGCGAATTCGCCTTCTCCGGCCTCGGCATCAACCCGCATTACGGCACGCCGCGCAATCCGCGGTCCGCGGATGTCCATCGCATTCCGGGCGGCTCGTCCTCCGGCTCGGCCGTTGCGGTCGCCGCCGGCCTGGTGCCGCTGGCGATCGGCACCGACACGGGCGGTTCGATCCGCATCCCGGCGGCAATGACCGGCATCGTCGGCTACAAGGCGACGCGCGGCCGCTACGCGATGAAGGGCGTTTTCCCCCTCGCCCAGAGTCTCGATTCGCTCGGTCCCCTTTGCCAGACGGTGCAGGATGCCGTCTGGGCCGATGCGGCAATGCATGGCTTGACCGCGCCGGTGATCCGCCGCGCCGAGGTCGCCGACCTCTCGATCGTCGTTCCCGAGACGATCGTCTTCGACGATGCCGAGCCGGAAGTCGTGACAGCCTTCGAGGGAGCGATCAAGCGGCTTGAGGCGGCGGGCGCGAAGGTCCGGAGGCAGGCCTTTGCGAGCTTTGCGGAAATTTTTGAGCTGACCGCGCGCCATGGCGCGTTGGTGACGGCGGAGGCCTATGCGCTGCATCGGGAACGGCTCGCAGGGCCCGAAGCGGAGCGCATGGATCCTCGCGTCGTCGCCCGCACCCGCCTTGGCGAGAAAATCGCCGTCAGCGACTATATCTCCCTCCTCGACGCCCGCGACCGGCTGATCCACGAAGCGGGCGAGAGCGTCAAGGCCGGCGAACTGATCGCGCATCCGACCGTGCCGCATGTGGCGCCGCCGCTTGATCCGCTTCTTGCCGACGACGATCTCTTCTTTAAAATCAACGCCAGGACACTGCGCAACACCTCGATCGGCAACTTCCTGGATTTCTGCGGCGTGTCCATTCCATGCGGAACGGGTGCGGCCGGCATGCCGGCAGGCTTTCAGCTTTCGGCGCCGCATCACCAGGACGACCGCCTGCTTTCCGCGGCTCTCGCCGCCGAGGCGATCATCCGGGGCGATGCATGA
- a CDS encoding sulfate transporter family protein, translating to MILDAARLAFANLFAAETRTVFWKVIGLTLLALVALWFALRELFVWLALPWIDALMPGTPDWAGWLTFVVGIFASLGLALALALLLAPVTALIAGFFLDDVAEVVEKRDYPGEAPGTPLPLAEAVIGSAKFLGIVILGNVVALLLLLVPGVNLVAFFLVNGYLLGREFFEFAAMRHRAPAQARLFRAKHRSTVFLAGLVLAAFLAVPLLNLLTPLFAAGMMVHLHKMLSARDPGFAATAAVAGH from the coding sequence ATGATTTTAGACGCGGCGCGCCTTGCCTTCGCCAATCTTTTCGCGGCGGAGACCCGCACGGTGTTCTGGAAGGTGATCGGGCTGACGCTGCTGGCACTCGTAGCGCTCTGGTTCGCACTGCGCGAACTCTTCGTCTGGCTTGCGCTGCCCTGGATCGATGCGCTGATGCCGGGCACGCCCGACTGGGCGGGATGGCTCACATTCGTCGTCGGTATTTTCGCCAGTCTCGGTCTCGCGCTGGCGCTGGCGCTGCTGCTGGCGCCGGTGACGGCGCTGATCGCCGGCTTCTTCCTCGACGATGTCGCGGAGGTGGTCGAGAAGCGCGACTATCCCGGTGAAGCGCCCGGCACCCCGCTGCCCCTTGCCGAGGCGGTCATCGGTTCGGCAAAATTCCTCGGCATCGTCATTCTCGGCAACGTGGTCGCGCTCCTTCTGCTTCTCGTGCCGGGCGTCAATCTCGTCGCCTTCTTCCTCGTCAACGGCTATCTGCTTGGCCGCGAGTTCTTCGAGTTCGCCGCCATGCGCCATCGCGCGCCGGCGCAGGCGCGGCTCTTCCGCGCCAAGCATCGCTCCACCGTGTTCCTGGCTGGGCTCGTGCTGGCAGCCTTTCTCGCCGTGCCTCTGCTCAACCTGCTGACGCCGCTCTTTGCCGCCGGCATGATGGTGCACCTGCACAAGATGCTTTCGGCGCGGGACCCCGGTTTTGCCGCAACCGCTGCCGTGGCGGGGCACTGA
- a CDS encoding SlyX family protein, with protein sequence MSGAEDRITRLEETVAHQVKTIEELSDQLAEQWKVVEQTRAKLERLTERFLSLEEQARDAVPVARPPHY encoded by the coding sequence ATGAGCGGCGCAGAGGACCGGATCACCCGCCTTGAGGAAACGGTGGCCCATCAGGTCAAGACCATCGAAGAGCTTTCGGATCAGCTGGCCGAACAATGGAAGGTGGTGGAGCAGACGCGCGCCAAGCTCGAGCGTCTGACCGAACGCTTCCTGAGCCTGGAGGAACAGGCGCGCGACGCGGTCCCGGTGGCGCGGCCGCCGCATTATTGA
- a CDS encoding BMP family lipoprotein encodes MKKTILGLLAFSMMSATALAADIKPAIIYDLGGKFDKSFNEAAFNGAEKFKTETGIEYREFEIANDAQREQALRRFASDGNSPIVMAGFNWAASLEKIAAEYPDTKFAIIDMVVEKPNVKSIVFKEQEGSYLVGVLAGLASKTKTVSFVGGMDIPLIHKFACGYVGGAKSTGEDVKVLEAYTGTTPDAWNDPVKGGEIAKSQIDQGSDVVYHAAGGTGVGVLQAAADAGKLGIGVDSNQNMLQPGKVLTSMLKRVDVAVYDSFMAAKDDKFEFGVSNLGLKEDGVGYALDEHNQALITPEMKEAVEKVKADIIAGQVQVHDYMTDETCPY; translated from the coding sequence ATGAAAAAAACCATTCTCGGTCTCCTTGCATTCTCGATGATGTCCGCAACGGCGTTGGCCGCCGACATCAAGCCGGCGATCATCTACGACCTCGGCGGAAAGTTTGACAAGTCCTTCAATGAAGCGGCCTTCAACGGGGCCGAAAAGTTCAAGACCGAAACCGGTATCGAATATCGCGAGTTCGAGATCGCCAATGACGCCCAGCGCGAACAGGCGCTGCGCCGCTTCGCCAGCGACGGCAACAGCCCGATCGTCATGGCAGGCTTCAACTGGGCCGCGTCGCTCGAAAAGATCGCGGCCGAATATCCCGACACGAAGTTCGCGATCATCGACATGGTTGTCGAAAAGCCGAACGTCAAATCGATCGTCTTCAAGGAACAGGAAGGCTCCTACCTCGTCGGCGTTCTTGCCGGCCTCGCCTCGAAGACCAAGACGGTCAGCTTCGTCGGCGGCATGGACATCCCGCTGATCCACAAGTTCGCCTGCGGCTATGTCGGCGGCGCCAAGTCGACCGGCGAGGACGTCAAGGTGCTCGAAGCCTACACCGGTACCACGCCCGACGCATGGAACGACCCGGTCAAGGGCGGCGAAATCGCCAAGTCTCAAATCGACCAGGGCTCAGACGTCGTCTATCACGCCGCCGGCGGCACCGGCGTGGGCGTGCTGCAGGCGGCAGCGGACGCGGGCAAGCTCGGCATCGGCGTGGATTCCAATCAGAACATGCTACAGCCGGGCAAGGTGCTGACCTCCATGCTGAAGCGCGTCGACGTCGCCGTCTACGACTCTTTCATGGCCGCGAAGGACGACAAGTTCGAGTTCGGTGTTTCCAATCTCGGCCTCAAGGAAGATGGCGTCGGCTACGCACTCGACGAGCACAACCAGGCGCTGATAACGCCAGAGATGAAGGAAGCGGTGGAGAAGGTGAAAGCCGACATCATCGCCGGCCAGGTCCAGGTGCACGACTATATGACCGACGAGACCTGCCCGTACTGA
- the msrA gene encoding peptide-methionine (S)-S-oxide reductase MsrA, translated as MFLIDMFNKKTILPDAATALPGREEEIPTSTSHFVSGRPLKGPYPDGMKKVLFGMGCFWGAERLLWQLPGVYVTAAGYSGGFTPNPTYQETTTGLTGHTEVVLVVYDPAKISLRRLLKTFFEEHDPTQGMRQGNDVGTTYRSAIYVYDEEQLAEANAARNAFQKALKAYNHGREITTEIAMAGPFYFAEDYHQQYLAKNPDGYCGLRGTGVSCPIGA; from the coding sequence ATGTTTCTGATCGACATGTTCAACAAGAAGACCATCCTGCCCGATGCCGCGACGGCGCTGCCCGGCCGCGAGGAGGAGATCCCGACGTCAACGTCGCATTTCGTGTCCGGCCGGCCCCTCAAGGGCCCCTATCCGGATGGCATGAAGAAGGTGCTCTTCGGCATGGGCTGCTTCTGGGGCGCGGAGCGTCTCCTGTGGCAGCTCCCCGGCGTCTACGTGACCGCAGCCGGCTATTCCGGCGGGTTCACGCCCAATCCGACCTATCAGGAGACCACGACGGGGCTGACCGGCCACACGGAGGTGGTGCTGGTGGTCTACGATCCGGCCAAGATTTCCCTTCGACGCCTGCTGAAGACATTCTTCGAAGAGCACGATCCCACCCAGGGCATGCGCCAGGGCAACGACGTCGGCACCACCTATCGCTCGGCGATCTATGTCTATGACGAGGAGCAGCTCGCCGAGGCGAACGCCGCCCGCAATGCCTTCCAGAAGGCGCTGAAGGCCTACAATCATGGCCGCGAGATCACGACCGAAATCGCGATGGCGGGGCCCTTCTACTTCGCCGAAGACTATCACCAGCAATATCTCGCCAAGAACCCGGACGGCTATTGCGGACTGCGTGGTACCGGCGTCAGCTGCCCGATCGGCGCCTGA